A genomic window from Gemmatimonadaceae bacterium includes:
- the cheB gene encoding chemotaxis-specific protein-glutamate methyltransferase CheB: MSSERRRVLVVDDSALLSSVVRELIDGFGGFEVVGVARDGAEALHLVHTLDPDLVTMDIEMPGLDGLHALGYIMSECPRPVVMLSGATVRGNVDLTIRAFELGAVEFVRKPEHATSEGWAQVAPRLREALRTAVTANVGLPLLARPVLRGQRRTARKLTSATEVVAIAASTGGPRALAEVIPGFSAGCNAGVVVVQHMPPGFTSGLARRLDQLSVLPVREAQSGEPLLAGHVYIAPGGRHLEMTAEGRGARLHLSDAAPVHGVRPAADPLFASVARTFGPRAVGVVLTGMGRDGSDGLRAILAAGGRGLVQDRLSSAVYGMPGHARSLLADGDEWPLSQMAVAIEAALTRVGAEKGA; encoded by the coding sequence GTGTCCTCTGAGCGCAGGCGCGTACTCGTCGTGGACGATTCGGCGCTGCTCAGCAGCGTCGTGCGCGAGCTCATCGACGGCTTCGGCGGATTCGAGGTCGTAGGCGTGGCGCGCGACGGCGCCGAGGCGCTGCACTTGGTACACACGCTGGATCCCGACCTCGTGACGATGGACATCGAGATGCCCGGCCTCGATGGCCTGCACGCGCTGGGCTACATAATGAGCGAGTGCCCGCGGCCGGTCGTGATGCTCAGCGGCGCGACCGTGCGCGGCAACGTGGACCTGACGATCCGTGCCTTCGAGCTCGGTGCCGTGGAGTTCGTGCGCAAGCCGGAGCACGCGACGAGCGAGGGGTGGGCGCAGGTGGCCCCGCGCCTGCGCGAGGCGTTGCGCACGGCCGTCACAGCGAATGTGGGCTTGCCGCTGTTGGCTCGCCCCGTGCTGCGGGGCCAGCGCCGCACCGCGCGAAAGCTCACGTCGGCCACCGAGGTCGTGGCCATCGCGGCATCCACCGGTGGGCCGCGCGCGTTGGCGGAGGTGATTCCGGGCTTCAGCGCCGGCTGCAACGCCGGAGTCGTCGTCGTGCAGCATATGCCGCCTGGATTCACGTCTGGATTGGCGCGGCGGCTCGATCAGCTCTCGGTGCTGCCCGTGCGCGAAGCGCAGTCGGGCGAGCCCTTGCTCGCGGGCCACGTGTACATCGCACCGGGCGGGCGGCATCTCGAGATGACCGCCGAAGGCCGCGGGGCGCGCCTGCACCTAAGCGATGCCGCCCCAGTGCACGGCGTGCGCCCGGCGGCGGATCCGCTGTTCGCGAGCGTGGCACGGACCTTCGGCCCGCGCGCCGTGGGGGTGGTGCTCACCGGAATGGGGCGCGACGGCAGCGACGGGCTGCGCGCGATCTTGGCGGCCGGGGGCAGGGGCTTGGTGCAGGACCGCCTGAGTAGCGCCGTGTACGGAATGCCGGGACACGCGCGCAGCCTGCTCGCGGATGGGGACGAGTGGCCGCTCTCGCAGATGGCGGTGGCGATCGAGGCCGCGCTCACGCGCGTCGGCGCGGAGAAGGGCGCGTGA
- a CDS encoding purine-binding chemotaxis protein CheW, whose product MTTSADTRRPILTCAAAGERFALDVASVERVLRYTTPRQLPNSSAWLRGVIVVGERLVPVLDLRERLGLPAPTPEPAARIVVLARADGSVGFIVDTVDEVTTVEAGQVEPAPAVYRGLAKAYVDGIVRRGEELYILLATEHLLTSQERLALRAAVEEVLDGRR is encoded by the coding sequence ATGACTACCTCCGCCGACACCCGCCGCCCGATTCTCACCTGCGCTGCCGCCGGTGAGCGCTTCGCGCTCGACGTCGCCAGCGTCGAGCGGGTGCTGCGCTACACCACGCCGCGGCAGTTGCCCAACAGCTCCGCGTGGCTGCGGGGCGTGATCGTCGTGGGCGAACGCCTAGTACCGGTGCTCGATCTCAGGGAGCGGCTGGGACTGCCGGCGCCAACGCCAGAACCTGCGGCGCGCATCGTCGTGCTGGCCCGCGCTGACGGCTCGGTGGGCTTCATCGTGGATACGGTGGACGAAGTGACCACTGTGGAGGCGGGGCAAGTCGAGCCTGCACCCGCGGTGTACCGCGGCCTCGCGAAAGCTTACGTGGACGGCATCGTCCGGCGTGGCGAGGAGCTGTATATCCTGCTCGCCACCGAACACTTGCTGACATCACAGGAGCGGCTGGCGCTGCGGGCCGCCGTGGAGGAGGTCCTCGATGGCCGACGGTGA
- the rsmH gene encoding 16S rRNA (cytosine(1402)-N(4))-methyltransferase RsmH, whose protein sequence is MTSASDAKLSSHASAWHAPVLVAEVCAALDGVPQVLDGTLGGGGHAEALLERGHRVTGIDRDPQALAIASERLARFADSGAFRALQGNHDRIDDIAALAAETFDGILLDLGVSSRQLDDDARGFSFREGVALDMRMDPNGAVTAADWLNDSDEATLAGVFKSAGDEPKARRLAREIVHRRERRPFATSDDLVGAIRAVLGPRSGPGDFARLFQAVRIAVNEELEGLAAGLVTLRNRLVPGGVLAVIAYHSGEDRVVKHLFREWSTACTCPPRQPMCTCGGVALGETLTRKPVLAGEAEVALNPRARSAHLRVWRRAGGEG, encoded by the coding sequence GTGACTTCCGCCTCCGACGCCAAGCTCAGCTCGCACGCCAGCGCGTGGCACGCACCCGTGCTCGTCGCGGAAGTTTGCGCCGCGCTCGACGGCGTGCCGCAGGTGCTCGACGGCACGCTCGGCGGCGGCGGACACGCCGAGGCGTTGCTCGAACGCGGGCATCGCGTCACCGGCATCGACCGCGACCCACAGGCCCTGGCCATCGCCAGCGAACGTCTCGCGCGCTTCGCCGACAGCGGCGCCTTCCGCGCGCTGCAGGGCAACCACGACCGCATCGACGACATCGCCGCGCTCGCAGCTGAGACCTTCGACGGCATCCTGCTCGACCTTGGCGTGAGCTCGCGCCAGCTCGACGACGACGCGCGCGGCTTCTCGTTCCGCGAAGGCGTGGCGCTGGATATGCGGATGGATCCCAATGGCGCCGTCACCGCGGCGGATTGGCTCAACGACAGCGACGAGGCCACGCTCGCCGGCGTGTTCAAGTCGGCCGGCGACGAGCCCAAGGCGCGGCGGCTGGCGCGCGAGATCGTACATCGCCGCGAGCGGCGCCCCTTCGCGACCAGCGACGACTTGGTCGGCGCGATCCGCGCCGTGCTCGGACCGCGCTCAGGGCCTGGCGACTTTGCGCGCCTGTTCCAAGCCGTGCGCATCGCCGTCAACGAGGAACTGGAAGGCTTGGCCGCCGGCCTCGTGACGCTGCGCAATCGGCTGGTGCCGGGCGGGGTGCTGGCCGTCATCGCCTACCATTCGGGCGAAGATCGCGTGGTCAAGCACCTGTTCCGCGAATGGAGCACGGCCTGCACCTGCCCGCCGCGGCAGCCGATGTGCACCTGCGGCGGCGTGGCGCTGGGGGAGACGCTGACGCGCAAGCCGGTGCTCGCCGGCGAGGCAGAGGTCGCGCTCAACCCACGCGCGCGCAGTGCGCACCTGCGCGTCTGGCGCCGCGCCGGCGGGGAGGGCTGA
- a CDS encoding UDP-N-acetylmuramoyl-L-alanyl-D-glutamate--2,6-diaminopimelate ligase, which translates to MSAPSAVLRDALQAAGLLVGERGALPASVAGLTDDSRAVVAAGCFVAVRGSARDGHEFLPQVAAAGAALAVVAADATTDLPALLVSDTRAAAATLAAAYYGDPARQLTLVGVTGTNGKTTTVGLLRHLLDAPDAPSASIGTLGVLLGDGQPLPGGAGLTTPGPIELQRLLRALVDAGVRRVAMEVSSHALDQQRVGALRFAAGVFTNLTRDHLDYHGTMDAYLAAKARLVGLLADDGVAVVNGDDPAWRGLPPAPRTLRFGMRAEADLRAEELRFTPRGSAWLLRQGEQSRPVALPLIGEFNVANALGAAAAAIAVGVPFDTVAARLATVPQVPGRLELLGERPTVLRDYAHTPDALTRALAALRPFTPGRLIVLFGCGGDRDRGKRPLMATAARDGADHLVVTSDNPRTEDPERILDDICAPLAPGSYDRIEDRRAAIAHALALADPERDVVLLAGKGHETYQIRGQTSYPFDEAAIVRELLPTLRRSPA; encoded by the coding sequence ATGAGCGCGCCAAGCGCCGTCCTGCGCGACGCGCTGCAGGCGGCGGGTCTCTTGGTCGGCGAGCGCGGCGCGCTGCCCGCGTCCGTGGCTGGACTCACGGACGACAGCCGGGCCGTCGTCGCGGCCGGATGCTTCGTGGCGGTGCGGGGCAGTGCGCGCGACGGTCACGAGTTCCTGCCGCAGGTGGCGGCTGCAGGCGCGGCGCTGGCCGTCGTCGCGGCGGATGCAACGACCGACCTTCCCGCACTCCTCGTCAGCGACACGCGCGCGGCCGCGGCCACGCTCGCCGCCGCCTACTACGGCGATCCCGCGCGCCAGCTCACGCTGGTCGGCGTCACGGGCACCAACGGCAAGACGACCACCGTCGGCCTGCTGCGCCACCTGCTGGACGCACCCGACGCGCCGTCCGCCAGCATCGGCACGCTGGGCGTGCTGCTCGGCGATGGTCAGCCGCTGCCGGGCGGCGCCGGCCTCACCACACCGGGGCCGATCGAGCTGCAGCGCCTGCTGCGCGCGCTCGTGGACGCCGGCGTGCGACGCGTGGCGATGGAAGTCAGTTCACACGCGCTGGACCAGCAGCGCGTCGGCGCGCTGCGCTTCGCGGCGGGGGTGTTCACCAACCTCACGCGCGACCATCTCGACTACCACGGCACGATGGACGCCTACCTCGCGGCCAAGGCGCGGCTGGTGGGGCTGCTCGCCGACGATGGCGTCGCGGTCGTGAACGGCGATGACCCCGCGTGGCGCGGGCTGCCGCCGGCACCGCGAACACTGCGCTTCGGGATGCGCGCCGAGGCCGACCTGCGCGCCGAGGAACTGCGCTTCACGCCGCGGGGCAGCGCCTGGCTGCTGCGGCAGGGCGAGCAGTCGCGGCCGGTGGCTCTGCCGTTGATCGGCGAGTTCAATGTGGCCAACGCGCTTGGCGCCGCAGCGGCAGCCATCGCGGTGGGCGTGCCGTTTGATACCGTCGCGGCGCGTCTCGCCACGGTGCCGCAGGTGCCTGGCCGGCTGGAACTGCTCGGCGAGCGCCCGACCGTGCTGCGCGACTACGCCCACACGCCGGACGCGCTGACGCGCGCCTTGGCAGCCCTGAGGCCGTTCACGCCCGGGCGGCTCATCGTGCTGTTCGGCTGCGGCGGCGACCGCGACCGCGGCAAGCGTCCGCTGATGGCCACCGCCGCGCGCGACGGTGCCGATCATCTCGTCGTCACCAGCGACAACCCACGCACCGAGGATCCCGAGCGCATCCTTGACGACATCTGCGCGCCGCTGGCGCCGGGCAGCTACGACCGCATCGAGGACCGCCGCGCCGCCATCGCGCACGCGTTGGCCCTGGCCGATCCCGAGCGCGATGTGGTGTTGCTGGCCGGCAAGGGACACGAGACGTACCAGATCCGCGGGCAGACCTCGTATCCGTTTGACGAGGCCGCTATCGTGCGGGAGCTGCTGCCCACCCTCCGCCGATCGCCCGCCTGA
- a CDS encoding cell division protein FtsL yields the protein MRGRSIIFLALIGFFVVATGVIWRRSLGIAQARQLRELEERRTALEAQEAALEGAIRDASSRARLAPIAEEKLGMRVPPESLVIIIPRPERATPRR from the coding sequence ATGCGCGGCCGCAGCATCATCTTCCTCGCGCTGATCGGTTTCTTTGTGGTGGCCACAGGCGTCATATGGAGGCGGAGTCTCGGCATTGCCCAGGCTCGGCAGCTACGTGAACTCGAAGAACGCCGGACCGCGCTGGAGGCCCAGGAAGCCGCCCTCGAAGGGGCGATCCGGGACGCCTCGAGCCGGGCCCGGCTCGCCCCCATCGCCGAAGAGAAGCTCGGAATGCGCGTCCCGCCCGAGAGCCTGGTCATCATCATCCCGCGCCCCGAGCGGGCGACGCCGCGCCGGTGA
- the mraY gene encoding phospho-N-acetylmuramoyl-pentapeptide-transferase, with translation MLYEFLLPLTTYESAFNIFRYISFRAAGAAITSLLVCFVVAPWILARLRAMQVHQVVRAGTPDSHAGKGTTPTMGGLIILSAVVTSTLLWMQLRSKYVWLALGVTVLMGAIGFLDDYLKLKQKREGRENRGLVERYKLAGQVTIGLALGYYLWQYPINSLPGASTTLPFYKYVLIVPTIAWLYVPFVTFVMTGFSNAVNLTDGLDGLATGLIAIAMLTMAIFAYVMGRVDATEYLGLIYLRGAGELTVFCSAVFGAAVGFLWYNAHPAEVFMGDTGSLALGGSIGAVAILLKSEFLLVIVGGVFVAETVSVVIQRSAFKWRKRRFGLEYAQRHRVFLRAPIHHHFELKGWPETQVVVRFWIIGILCAFLALSTLKIR, from the coding sequence ATGCTGTACGAGTTCCTGCTGCCGCTCACGACCTACGAGAGCGCGTTCAACATCTTCCGGTACATCTCGTTCCGGGCGGCCGGCGCGGCCATCACCTCGCTGCTGGTGTGCTTCGTTGTCGCGCCGTGGATCCTCGCGCGCCTGCGCGCGATGCAGGTGCATCAAGTGGTGCGGGCCGGCACGCCCGACTCGCACGCCGGCAAGGGCACGACCCCGACGATGGGCGGCCTCATCATCCTCTCGGCGGTCGTCACCTCGACGCTGCTCTGGATGCAGTTGCGCTCCAAGTACGTGTGGCTGGCGCTCGGCGTGACCGTGCTGATGGGCGCCATCGGCTTCCTCGACGACTACCTCAAGCTCAAGCAGAAGCGCGAGGGCAGGGAGAACCGCGGGCTGGTGGAGCGCTACAAGCTGGCGGGGCAGGTGACCATCGGCCTCGCGCTGGGCTACTACCTCTGGCAATACCCGATCAACTCGTTGCCCGGCGCATCGACGACGCTGCCGTTCTACAAGTACGTGCTCATCGTCCCCACCATCGCCTGGCTCTACGTGCCCTTCGTCACCTTCGTGATGACGGGCTTCAGCAACGCGGTGAACCTCACGGACGGACTCGACGGGCTTGCCACCGGCCTCATCGCCATCGCGATGCTGACGATGGCGATCTTCGCCTACGTGATGGGCCGCGTGGACGCCACCGAGTACCTCGGCCTGATCTACCTGCGCGGCGCCGGCGAGCTGACGGTGTTCTGCTCGGCGGTGTTCGGCGCGGCGGTGGGCTTCCTGTGGTACAACGCGCACCCGGCCGAGGTCTTTATGGGCGATACCGGCTCGCTGGCGCTGGGCGGTTCCATCGGCGCGGTCGCCATCCTGCTCAAGAGCGAGTTCCTGCTGGTGATCGTCGGCGGCGTGTTCGTCGCCGAGACGGTCTCGGTGGTCATCCAGCGCTCGGCCTTCAAGTGGCGCAAGCGGCGATTCGGGCTGGAGTACGCGCAGCGGCACCGCGTGTTCCTGCGCGCCCCCATCCACCACCACTTCGAACTCAAGGGCTGGCCCGAGACGCAGGTAGTGGTGCGGTTCTGGATCATCGGGATCCTCTGCGCCTTTCTGGCGCTCTCGACGCTGAAGATCCGCTGA
- a CDS encoding chemotaxis protein CheW has product MSVLTRVLVARVGAERVAFPVESVREVVDAPAVQPVPLAPDGIAGQVALRDAHLPVLDPAVLLGAARDARGAGVALVLCEPAVALWVDDAQDIWDASSAERRGVPSGADRVGVLQGLLQRGAEVAALVDPTALSRAVVATLREFPR; this is encoded by the coding sequence GTGAGCGTGCTCACCCGCGTGCTGGTGGCGCGCGTCGGCGCGGAGCGCGTCGCGTTCCCGGTGGAGAGCGTGCGCGAGGTGGTGGACGCGCCGGCGGTGCAGCCGGTGCCGCTCGCGCCCGATGGTATCGCCGGGCAGGTGGCGTTGCGCGACGCGCACCTGCCCGTGCTGGACCCTGCGGTGCTCCTCGGTGCGGCGCGCGATGCACGCGGTGCGGGCGTGGCGCTGGTGCTCTGCGAGCCGGCCGTGGCGCTCTGGGTGGACGATGCGCAGGACATCTGGGATGCGAGCAGCGCCGAACGGCGCGGAGTGCCGTCGGGCGCGGACCGCGTGGGTGTGCTGCAGGGCCTGCTCCAGCGTGGCGCGGAGGTGGCCGCGTTGGTGGATCCCACTGCGCTCTCGCGGGCGGTGGTCGCTACATTGCGAGAGTTTCCCCGATGA
- a CDS encoding tetratricopeptide repeat protein translates to MADGETLAGYRARYATIDARLDAGVAANDRAAVKGEIVGLFKELEAQIADLSQLKDDIKQLVDKWKAQQATDGPAAPEFQGEKPVVHADHIGASTFIEKGWSRLSLGDYEGAEKALLRAIELSPGDPQSEALLGWAQMLQEKYDDALLNFQKVLMREPANALARINVGYICLKKQIFGEAIEHLSKAIRLDNDRKATLYAHFYLGLVYLEREMYEDAQTFFQKTLNLGPNLIEAYYELGRAHWFNEERDEARAAWQKGHATNKFNPWGKKCAETLALVDGGGELTKA, encoded by the coding sequence ATGGCCGACGGTGAGACCCTCGCGGGCTATAGGGCCCGCTATGCCACCATCGACGCGCGGCTCGACGCCGGCGTCGCCGCCAACGACCGCGCCGCCGTCAAGGGCGAGATCGTCGGCCTCTTCAAGGAACTCGAAGCGCAGATCGCCGACCTGAGTCAGCTCAAGGACGACATCAAGCAGCTCGTCGACAAATGGAAGGCGCAGCAGGCCACCGACGGCCCGGCCGCGCCCGAGTTCCAGGGGGAGAAGCCCGTCGTCCACGCCGACCATATCGGCGCCAGCACGTTCATCGAGAAGGGCTGGAGCCGGCTCTCGCTCGGGGACTACGAGGGCGCGGAGAAGGCGTTGCTGCGGGCCATCGAACTGTCCCCGGGCGACCCGCAGAGCGAGGCCTTGCTTGGCTGGGCGCAGATGCTGCAGGAGAAGTACGACGATGCGCTGCTCAACTTCCAGAAGGTGCTGATGCGCGAGCCGGCCAACGCGCTGGCGCGCATCAACGTGGGCTACATCTGCCTCAAGAAGCAGATCTTCGGCGAGGCGATCGAGCACCTGTCGAAGGCCATCCGGCTGGACAACGACCGCAAGGCCACGCTGTACGCGCACTTCTACCTCGGGCTCGTGTACCTCGAGCGCGAGATGTACGAGGATGCGCAGACCTTCTTCCAGAAGACGCTGAACCTCGGGCCGAACTTGATCGAGGCGTATTACGAGTTGGGGCGCGCGCACTGGTTCAACGAGGAGCGCGACGAGGCGCGGGCCGCGTGGCAGAAGGGGCACGCGACCAACAAGTTCAATCCCTGGGGCAAGAAGTGCGCGGAGACGCTGGCGCTGGTGGACGGCGGCGGCGAGCTGACCAAGGCGTGA
- the murD gene encoding UDP-N-acetylmuramoyl-L-alanine--D-glutamate ligase — translation MQTWARMRARLRQMTEAGQGSSVEVAVVGLGRSGVAAARLLRSLQLPVYASDAGRGEALSAAASALRDVGVKVELGGHDLQRLARAACVVVSPGVPPDAPPLKAARAADRPVYSEVELGLAHLGATRYVAITGTNGKTTVTALVAQVLRAVGLEAEAAGNIGTPVSEIALREKQPAWLALELSSFQLHDTPGIKPAVAVLTNLAPDHLDRYADLESYYRDKDLIFANADGQSLRVVNLDDDTVMQRTAAVRGKAMTFSLQRTDADASYDTARRMLVLAGQDLLARDALPLLGAHNVANALTAALAVYAAIPEARNAAGLRAIADGLSSFVAPPHRLEIVGERDGVLWINDSKATNIGAARVAIEAMERPTVLLLGGKHKGEPYTALLPAMAGRVKAVVAYGEAEPLVAADLAGHVPVERAGSSFEAVIARARALAAPGDAVLLAPACSSFDMFANYEERGETFRSQAIAP, via the coding sequence ATGCAGACCTGGGCGCGGATGCGGGCCCGGCTCCGCCAGATGACGGAGGCGGGGCAGGGCAGTTCGGTGGAGGTCGCGGTCGTCGGGCTCGGGCGCAGTGGCGTGGCCGCCGCGCGCCTGCTGCGCTCGCTGCAGTTGCCCGTGTACGCCTCGGATGCCGGACGCGGTGAGGCGCTCTCCGCCGCTGCCTCGGCCCTGCGCGACGTTGGCGTCAAGGTCGAGCTCGGTGGGCACGACCTGCAGCGCCTCGCGCGCGCGGCCTGCGTCGTCGTGAGCCCGGGTGTGCCTCCGGATGCGCCACCGCTCAAGGCCGCGCGCGCCGCCGACCGGCCGGTGTACAGCGAGGTCGAGCTCGGCCTCGCCCACCTCGGCGCCACGCGCTATGTCGCCATCACCGGCACCAACGGCAAGACGACGGTCACCGCGCTCGTGGCGCAAGTGCTGCGCGCTGTTGGTCTCGAGGCCGAGGCGGCGGGCAACATCGGCACGCCGGTGTCGGAGATTGCGCTGCGCGAGAAGCAGCCGGCCTGGCTGGCGCTCGAACTCAGCTCCTTCCAGCTGCACGACACGCCCGGCATCAAGCCGGCCGTCGCCGTGCTCACGAACCTCGCGCCGGACCATCTCGACCGTTACGCCGACCTCGAGAGCTACTACCGCGACAAAGACCTGATCTTTGCCAACGCCGATGGCCAGAGCCTGCGCGTGGTGAACCTCGACGACGACACCGTGATGCAACGGACGGCCGCGGTGCGGGGCAAGGCGATGACCTTCTCGCTGCAACGCACCGACGCTGACGCCTCTTACGACACCGCGCGCCGGATGCTCGTCCTCGCCGGCCAAGACCTGCTCGCGCGCGACGCGCTGCCGCTGCTGGGTGCACACAACGTGGCCAATGCGCTCACCGCCGCGTTGGCCGTGTACGCAGCCATCCCCGAGGCGCGCAACGCCGCCGGCCTGCGCGCCATCGCCGACGGGCTGAGCAGCTTCGTCGCACCGCCGCATCGGCTGGAGATTGTCGGCGAGCGCGACGGCGTGCTGTGGATCAACGACTCCAAGGCCACCAACATCGGTGCCGCGCGCGTGGCCATCGAAGCGATGGAGCGGCCCACCGTGCTGCTGCTCGGCGGCAAGCATAAAGGCGAGCCGTACACCGCGCTGCTACCGGCGATGGCCGGCCGAGTCAAGGCCGTCGTGGCTTACGGCGAGGCCGAGCCGCTGGTGGCCGCCGACCTCGCGGGCCACGTGCCCGTCGAGCGGGCCGGATCGTCATTTGAGGCAGTCATCGCCCGTGCGCGCGCCCTCGCGGCGCCGGGCGATGCCGTCCTTCTCGCTCCTGCCTGCTCCAGCTTCGATATGTTCGCCAACTACGAAGAGCGCGGCGAAACCTTCCGCAGCCAGGCGATCGCGCCGTGA
- a CDS encoding chemotaxis protein CheD, giving the protein MSTQHVRIANLAVARGSGRLVAVGLGSCVVVTLYDRQRMVGGMAHILLPDPSAARDASNAARFATTAVPMLIDALKRAGAPGPYEAKLAGGAALFGTLLGSGGQQVGERNVAAARRAVAAAGIGIVAAETGGASGRTASFDVATGALEVRSVRGGIRVL; this is encoded by the coding sequence GTGAGTACGCAGCACGTGCGCATCGCGAATCTCGCGGTGGCCCGCGGGTCGGGGCGGCTGGTGGCCGTCGGGCTGGGCAGCTGCGTGGTGGTGACGCTCTACGACCGGCAGCGGATGGTGGGCGGGATGGCGCATATCCTGCTGCCGGACCCCAGTGCCGCGCGCGACGCGAGCAATGCGGCGCGCTTCGCGACGACGGCGGTGCCGATGCTCATTGACGCGCTCAAGCGCGCCGGCGCGCCGGGGCCGTACGAGGCCAAGCTCGCCGGCGGGGCCGCGCTGTTCGGTACGCTCTTGGGCAGCGGCGGCCAGCAGGTGGGCGAGCGCAACGTGGCGGCCGCGCGGCGGGCGGTGGCGGCAGCGGGCATCGGCATCGTCGCGGCGGAGACGGGCGGGGCGAGCGGACGCACCGCGAGCTTCGACGTCGCCACGGGTGCGCTGGAAGTGCGCAGCGTGCGCGGGGGCATCCGTGTCCTCTGA
- a CDS encoding UDP-N-acetylmuramoyl-tripeptide--D-alanyl-D-alanine ligase — MAFWTLERLVRALDLPLQLDARPVAGISTDTRTLAAGAAFVALRGERFDAHDHLEAALAAGASALIVADARRAPLGGVPVLEVPDTLVALGQLARYRRDAWAKPVIAVGGSNGKTSTKELLRAALGSVYAVHATTGNLNNRIGVPLTLLALPDDADLAVVEAGTNEPGEIAALRAIIRPDVAVITTVQEEHLEGFGDLAGVMAEEMSLCDEVPLAVVPAEEPEVVAEAQRRAGRCVTAGLDAGDHRATKHGLEPDGRGWAECEGVRLRVPLPGAHNLRNATLAMAVAAEFGVPASEAAAGIAAMPQPAMRSAVAPLGRALLVNDCYNSNPGSAVAALALLRDVGAGRQRVAVLGTMRELGAASERAHREVAEAALASGAELVVGLGEFAAPLRAAGAGERVLVARDVDDLWPLLEPRLAPDAAILLKASRGVALERLVPHLTTWAHA, encoded by the coding sequence ATGGCCTTCTGGACCCTCGAGCGCCTCGTACGCGCCCTCGACCTGCCGCTGCAGTTGGACGCCCGTCCCGTCGCCGGCATCTCCACCGATACGCGCACGCTTGCCGCGGGTGCGGCCTTCGTGGCCCTGCGCGGCGAACGCTTCGACGCGCACGACCATCTCGAAGCCGCCCTCGCTGCCGGGGCTTCGGCGCTCATCGTCGCTGACGCCCGTCGCGCACCGCTGGGCGGCGTGCCGGTGCTCGAAGTCCCCGATACGCTCGTCGCCCTCGGCCAGCTCGCGCGCTACCGCCGCGACGCCTGGGCCAAGCCGGTGATCGCGGTGGGCGGCTCCAACGGCAAGACGAGCACCAAGGAACTCCTCCGCGCCGCGCTCGGCAGCGTGTATGCCGTGCACGCCACCACCGGCAACCTGAACAACCGCATCGGCGTGCCGCTGACGCTGCTCGCGCTCCCCGATGACGCCGATCTCGCGGTGGTCGAGGCCGGGACGAATGAACCGGGCGAGATCGCTGCGCTGCGCGCCATCATCCGGCCAGACGTCGCGGTGATCACGACGGTGCAAGAGGAACACCTCGAGGGCTTCGGCGACCTGGCCGGCGTGATGGCCGAGGAGATGTCGCTCTGCGACGAGGTGCCGCTGGCGGTGGTGCCCGCCGAGGAGCCTGAGGTGGTGGCGGAGGCGCAGCGCCGCGCCGGCCGCTGCGTGACGGCAGGCCTCGACGCCGGCGACCATCGCGCCACGAAGCACGGCCTCGAGCCTGACGGGCGGGGCTGGGCCGAGTGCGAAGGCGTGCGCCTGCGCGTGCCGCTGCCCGGCGCGCACAACCTGCGCAACGCGACCTTGGCGATGGCGGTAGCCGCGGAGTTCGGCGTGCCGGCGTCCGAGGCGGCGGCGGGCATCGCCGCGATGCCGCAGCCCGCGATGCGCTCGGCGGTGGCGCCGCTGGGCCGCGCGCTCTTGGTGAACGACTGCTACAACAGCAATCCGGGCTCGGCGGTAGCGGCCTTGGCGCTGTTGCGGGATGTCGGGGCGGGGCGTCAACGGGTTGCAGTGCTCGGCACGATGCGTGAACTCGGTGCCGCGAGCGAACGGGCGCACCGCGAGGTGGCGGAGGCGGCGTTGGCGAGCGGGGCGGAGCTGGTCGTCGGCTTGGGCGAGTTCGCTGCGCCGCTGCGGGCTGCCGGCGCGGGCGAGCGCGTCCTCGTCGCGCGCGATGTGGACGATCTCTGGCCGTTGCTGGAGCCGCGCCTGGCGCCCGACGCCGCAATCCTGCTCAAGGCTTCGCGCGGCGTCGCGCTGGAACGTCTCGTGCCGCACCTCACCACCTGGGCCCACGCGTAA